Proteins from one Desulfonema limicola genomic window:
- a CDS encoding methyl-accepting chemotaxis protein has translation MIWKKQTISAKINTGFEMVLIFLTISTILSYSGINHIVKHAHEVIKGNELDGNLAQKEVDHLNWAQELNTMLINNDLSQMKIETSPHECEFGKWLYSDKRNNIQNLISSLKPILENIESPHAKLHESSANIIQLYKNDLHPDIQKKAFEIYKNETQPNLKEMQNLLDQIRNQARQNIMTDEQILIASRQTRFNVAVIGIIAIISGVVLAFLIIRNISKILREITGELTTGAGQISAVSNEIASSSQELARRASDQADALKETAVNVNNIAVSGKNMAKLTLGAKQRMNENIDKSARSLTALIELTQNINQIEQDSEKIKNIIKVIDEISFQTNLLALNAAVEAARAGEAGSGFAVVAGEVRNLAVRSAKAAQDTQYLLEETTTSIKSGASALRQVNDDFKDIVKSAAILGEKTASITNASVKQSNQLENIKDSTTQLETITQQNAAAAEQFSAAVEELSSQASVSLEIVNRLALLTGDKK, from the coding sequence ATGATTTGGAAAAAACAAACAATTAGTGCAAAGATAAACACAGGGTTTGAAATGGTTTTAATCTTTTTAACAATATCAACCATATTAAGTTATTCAGGGATCAACCATATTGTGAAACATGCCCATGAAGTTATTAAAGGTAATGAATTAGACGGAAATCTGGCTCAAAAAGAGGTGGATCATTTAAACTGGGCACAGGAACTGAATACAATGCTTATTAATAATGATTTAAGCCAGATGAAGATAGAAACATCGCCCCATGAATGTGAATTTGGCAAATGGCTTTACAGTGATAAAAGAAACAATATACAAAATTTAATTTCCAGCCTTAAACCTATCCTGGAAAACATAGAATCCCCTCATGCAAAACTACATGAATCTTCTGCAAATATCATACAGCTTTATAAAAATGATTTACACCCGGATATACAGAAAAAAGCTTTTGAAATATATAAAAATGAAACACAGCCAAATCTTAAAGAGATGCAGAATTTATTAGACCAGATCAGAAATCAGGCAAGGCAGAATATAATGACAGATGAGCAGATTCTTATCGCGTCCAGGCAGACCCGTTTTAATGTTGCTGTTATTGGTATAATAGCAATTATATCCGGTGTTGTTCTTGCTTTTTTAATTATCAGGAATATTTCAAAGATTTTAAGGGAGATTACAGGTGAGCTGACAACAGGAGCAGGGCAGATTTCCGCTGTTTCCAATGAAATAGCATCATCAAGCCAGGAACTGGCCCGCAGAGCATCAGACCAGGCTGATGCTTTAAAAGAAACAGCCGTTAACGTTAACAATATAGCTGTCAGTGGAAAAAATATGGCAAAACTTACATTAGGAGCAAAGCAGCGGATGAATGAAAATATTGACAAGTCTGCAAGATCTCTTACTGCTCTTATTGAACTTACTCAAAATATTAATCAAATAGAACAGGACAGTGAAAAAATAAAAAATATTATCAAAGTAATTGATGAAATCTCTTTTCAGACAAATCTCCTGGCACTTAATGCAGCAGTGGAAGCAGCCCGTGCAGGCGAGGCTGGTTCGGGTTTTGCAGTGGTAGCAGGCGAGGTAAGAAATCTTGCAGTTCGTTCAGCAAAAGCAGCACAAGATACACAATATCTTTTAGAAGAAACAACAACAAGTATTAAAAGCGGTGCTTCTGCTCTTCGCCAGGTTAATGATGATTTTAAAGATATTGTTAAATCTGCAGCAATTTTAGGCGAAAAAACCGCATCAATTACAAATGCCAGTGTAAAACAATCAAATCAGCTTGAAAATATTAAAGATTCAACAACCCAGCTTGAAACAATA
- a CDS encoding ABC transporter substrate-binding protein — protein MQKKISFIFVLILIISIFTVSLSFIKAYAQGASPKDTIVIASRFNDNITLDPAENSDLSGIEFIMNTYDRLTACDTDDFCTIKGAAAKSWSVAENGKTFTFNIRKGISFASGNPLTAHDAVFSLHRLILLNSPGSSILSQLGFNPENIKQKIRVKDKYTLTIETDKKYPPNLLPRCLAGSSASIVDKKEVMKQDDNNDMGNKWLKINYAGSGPYRLRQLKQGKSILLDKNNMYWAGAPKMDKINIRNIADPSTRLMLVKMGEIDIARDVGSSLVKGLENEPGLTFKTGAKGCLYYIGINHEEDILSNPGVRQALKYLVDYKGIADDIFNNNVLIHQSLIPRAYTKTSLENPFNYDIEKARSILEQAGYKQGFNISINIYNDYPFTDIAEVLKSSFAKADIKLEINYMDHARFSDNCQSKNYDLYMDCWGADFQSPETSEFAFAWESNETSPFILMFQKTETAVIKSIVKGFDFGPGSGSSYQYIIKE, from the coding sequence ATGCAAAAAAAAATCAGCTTTATTTTTGTTTTGATTTTGATTATTTCAATATTTACAGTGTCCCTGTCATTTATTAAGGCATATGCTCAGGGAGCAAGTCCAAAAGATACAATTGTCATAGCATCCAGGTTTAATGACAATATTACCCTGGACCCGGCTGAAAATTCTGATTTATCCGGCATTGAATTTATTATGAATACCTATGACCGCTTAACGGCATGTGATACTGATGATTTTTGTACCATCAAAGGAGCAGCAGCTAAATCATGGTCGGTTGCAGAAAACGGTAAAACCTTTACATTTAATATCCGCAAAGGAATTTCCTTTGCTTCAGGCAATCCTTTAACTGCACATGATGCAGTTTTTTCTCTTCACCGTTTAATTCTTTTAAACAGCCCAGGTTCTTCAATATTATCACAGCTTGGATTTAACCCTGAAAATATTAAACAAAAAATCAGGGTTAAAGATAAATATACCCTGACTATTGAAACTGATAAAAAATATCCTCCAAATCTTTTACCCAGGTGTCTTGCCGGTTCATCAGCCTCTATTGTTGATAAAAAAGAGGTTATGAAACAAGATGACAATAATGATATGGGAAATAAATGGCTTAAAATCAATTATGCAGGTTCAGGTCCTTACAGGCTCCGGCAGTTAAAACAAGGCAAATCCATACTTCTTGATAAAAATAATATGTACTGGGCCGGGGCACCTAAAATGGACAAAATTAATATCCGCAATATTGCAGATCCTTCAACCAGGCTGATGCTGGTAAAAATGGGTGAAATAGATATTGCAAGAGATGTTGGATCCAGCCTCGTCAAGGGCCTGGAAAATGAGCCTGGTTTAACCTTTAAAACCGGGGCAAAAGGATGTCTTTACTATATTGGCATAAATCATGAAGAAGATATTTTAAGTAATCCTGGAGTCAGGCAGGCTTTAAAATATCTTGTGGATTACAAGGGTATTGCTGATGATATTTTTAATAATAATGTATTAATACACCAGTCTCTTATACCGAGAGCTTATACAAAAACCAGTTTAGAAAATCCATTTAATTATGATATTGAAAAAGCCAGATCAATACTTGAGCAGGCTGGTTACAAACAAGGGTTTAATATAAGCATTAATATTTATAATGATTATCCTTTTACTGATATTGCAGAAGTACTTAAATCCTCATTTGCAAAAGCAGACATTAAACTTGAAATCAATTATATGGATCATGCCCGGTTTAGCGATAATTGTCAGTCTAAAAATTATGATCTTTATATGGACTGCTGGGGAGCTGATTTTCAAAGCCCTGAAACCAGCGAATTTGCTTTTGCCTGGGAAAGCAATGAAACCTCTCCATTTATACTCATGTTTCAAAAGACTGAAACTGCTGTTATAAAATCCATTGTTAAAGGCTTTGATTTCGGCCCTGGTTCCGGCAGCAGCTATCAATACATAATAAAAGAATGA